One window of the Ictidomys tridecemlineatus isolate mIctTri1 chromosome 11, mIctTri1.hap1, whole genome shotgun sequence genome contains the following:
- the Plekhm2 gene encoding pleckstrin homology domain-containing family M member 2 isoform X2 yields the protein MEPREVKDRILENISLSVKKLQSYFAACEDETPAIRNHDKVLQRLCEHLDHALLYGLQDLSSGYWVLVVHFTRREAIKQIEVLQHVATNLGRSRAWLYLALNENSLESYLRLFQENLGLLQKYYVRNALVCSHDHLTLFLTLVSGLEFIRFDLDLDAPYLDLAPYMPDYYKPQYLLDFEDRLPSSVHGSDSLSLNSFNSVTSTNLEWDDSAIAPSSEDGDLTDTVSGPRSTASDLTSSKASTKSPTQRHNPFSEEQAETVSSSDTTPVHTSSQEKGGSQALGLLDACTELEVIRVTKKKKTGKKKKTRSDEEASPLHPASSQQKFSTQGDGAGRVCPGLGQDAQDPGAALQEEGEGPSSAAESSEHSEFGQMGLLIPEMKDTSMDCLGQPLSKVIDQLHGQLDPSTWCSHVEPPDQSFRTGSPGDAPEKPPFGDFSEGLPAPMDFYRFTVESPSTATSGGGNHDAAGPGQPLHVPGGPAAAGQEEEGGRKEGETPGPLEDTPREDQELETREPDPQVPLVSKEPVPELQPQPEPGTQEALCQLKQDQPSPCLSSAEDSGVDEGQGSPSEVTHASEFRVDNNHLLLLMIHVFRENEEQLFKMIRMSTGHMEGNLQLLFVLLTDCYVYLLRKGATEKPYLVEEAVSYNELDYVSVGLDQQTVRLVCTNRRKQFLLDTADVALAEFFLASLKSAMIKGCREPPYPSILTDATMEKLALAKFVAQESKCEASTVTVHFYGLVHWEDPADESLGPVPCRCSPPEGAITKEGMLHYKAGTSYLGREHWKTCFVVLSNGILYQYPDRTDVIPLLSVNMGGEQCGGCRRSNTTDRPHAFQVILADRPCLELSADSEAEMAGWMQHLCQAVSKGVIPQGVAPSPCIPCCLVVAEDRLFTCHEDCQTSFFRSLGTASLADISAVSTEPGKEYCVLEFSPEGPQPPAPWVIYLSCTSELDRLLSALSSGWRAIYQVDLPHKTIQEASNKQKFEDALSLIHSAWQRSDSLCRGRASRDPWC from the exons CTGCAGAGCTACTTTGCCGCATGTGAGGACGAGACCCCTGCCATCCGCAACCACGACAAGGTCCTGCAGCGCCTGTGCGAGCACCTGGACCACGCGCTGCTGTACGG GCTGCAGGACCTCTCCTCTGGTTACTGGGTGCTTGTCGTGCATTTCACCCGGAGAGAGGCCATCAAGCAGATTGAGGTGCTGCAGCACGTGGCCACCAACCTGGGGCGCA GCCGGGCCTGGCTGTACCTGGCCCTCAACGAGAACTCCCTGGAGAGCTACCTGCGTCTGTTCCAGGAGAACCTGGGCCTGCTGCAGAAGTACTACGTCAG GAACGCCCTGGTCTGCAGCCACGACCACCTGACGCTCTTCCTGACCTTGGTGTCTGGGCTGGAGTTCATTCGGTTTGACCTGGATCTG GATGCCCCCTACTTGGACCTGGCCCCCTACATGCCTGACTACTATAAACCTCAGTACCTGCTGGACTTTGAAGACCGCCTTCCCAGCTCCGTGCATGGCTCGGACAGCCTGTCCCTCAACTCCTTCAATTCTGTCACCTCCACCAACCTGGAGTGGGATGACAGTGCCATCGCCCCATCCAGCGAGG ATGGAGACCTCACGGACACTGTCAGCGGCCCCCGCTCCACTGCTTCGGACCTGACCAGCAGCAAGGCGTCCACCAAGAGCCCCACCCAGCGCCACAACCCCTTCAGCGAGGAGCAGGCGGAGACCGTGTCCTCCTCTGACACCACCCCTGTGCACACCAGCTCTCAGGAGAAGGGGGGGTCCCAGGCCCTGGGCCTCCTGGACGCCTGCACAGAGCTGGAGGTCATCAG ggtcaccaagaagaagaaaactggcaagaagaagaaaaccaGATCGGATGAGGAGGCGAGTCCGCTGCACCCCGCCTCCAGCCAACAGAAGTTCAGCACACAGGGCGACGGCGCTGGCCGGGTCtgcccaggcctggggcaggaTGCCCAGGACCCCGGGGCCGCCctccaggaggagggagaggggcccAGCAGCGCAGCGGAGAGCAGCGAGCACTCGGAGTTTGGCCAGATGGGCTTGCTGATCCCTGAGATGAAGGACACCTCCATGGACTGCCTGGGACAGCCCCTGAGCAAGGTCATCGACCAGCTCCACGGGCAGTTGGACCCCAGCACCTGGTGTTCCCATGTCGAGCCCCCAGACCAGTCCTTTCGGACCGGCTCTCCCGGGGATGCCCCGGAGAAGCCGCCATTTGGCGACTTTAGTGAGGGGCTTCCGGCCCCCATGGACTTCTACCGCTTTACCGTTGAGAGTCCAAGCACTGCTACATCAGGTGGTGGCAACCATGACGCTGCAGGGCCTGGCCAACCGCTGCATGTTCCTGGTGGCCCTGCGGCTGCTGgccaagaagaagaaggaggaagaaaagagggagagactCCTGGGCCCCTAGAGGACACGCCACGGGAGGATCAGGAGCTGGAGACCCGGGAACCGGACCCCCAGGTGCCCCTGGTCAGCAAGGAGCCTGTGCccgagctccagccccagcctgagcctGGGACACAGGAGGCTCTTTGCCAGCTCAAGCAGGACCAGCCCAGCCCGTGCCTGAGCAGCGCTGAGGACTCTGGGGTAGATGAGGGCCAGGGGAGCCCTTCCGAGGTGACACACGCCTCTGAGTTCAG AGTGGACAACAATCACTTGCTCCTGCTGATGATCCACGTGTTTCGGGAAAACGAAGAGCAGCTCTTCAAA ATGATCCGGATGAGCACTGGGCACATGGAGGGCAACCTGCAGCTGCTGTTCGTGCTGCTCACGGACTGCTACGTCTACCTGCTCCGGAAAG GGGCCACAGAGAAGCCATACCTGGTGGAAGAGGCCGTTTCTTACAATGAACTTGACTATGTGTCG GTTGGCCTTGACCAGCAGACGGTGAGGCTGGTGTGCACCAATCGCAGGAAGCAGTTTCTGCTGGACACAGCTGACGTGGCCTTGGCTGA gttcttcttggcctctctgaagTCAGCCATGATCAAGGGCTGCCGGGAACCACCCTACCCCAGCATCCTGACCGATGCCACCATGGAGAAGCTGGCACTGGCCAAGTTCGTGGCCCAGGAATCCAAGTGTGAG gcatCCACTGTGACTGTGCACTTCTATGGGCTTGTGCACTGGGAGGACCCCGCGGATGAGTCTCTGGGCCCTGTCCCCTGCCGCTGCTCACCCCCTGAGGGTGCCATCACCAAAGAAGGCATGCTGCACTACAAGGCGGGCACCTCCTACCTGGGCAGGGAGCACTGGAAGACCTGCTTCGTAGTGCTCAG CAATGGCATCCTCTACCAGTACCCTGACCGCACCGACGTCATTCCCTTGCTCTCCGTCAACATGGG GGGGGAGCAGTGCGGTGGCTGCCGGAGATCCAACACCACGGATCGGCCCCACGCCTTCCAGGTCATTCTCGCCGACCGGCCCTGCCTGGAGCTGAGCGCCGACAGCGAGGCCGAGATGGCCGGCTGGATGCAGCACCTCTGCCAGGCCGTGTCCAAGGGG GTCATCCCCCAGGGAGTCGCCCCCAGCCCCTGCATCCCCTGCTGCCTGGTGGTTGCCGAGGACCGCCTCTTCACGTGCCATGAGGATTGTCAAACCAGTTTCTTCCGCTCCCTGGGCACGGCCAGCCTGGCCGACATCAGCGCCGTCTCCACTGAGCCAGGCAAGGAGTACTGCGTCCTG GAGTTCTCCCCGGAGGGCCCGCAGCCCCCTGCCCCCTGGGTCATCTACCTGAGCTGCACTTCTGAGCTGGACCGGCTCCTGTCTGCACTGAGCTCCGGGTGGAGAGCCATCTACCAG GTGGACCTCCCACACAAGACCATCCAGGAAGCCTCCAACAAGCAGAAGTTTGAGGATGCCCTGAGCCTCATCCACAGCGCCTGGCAACGAAGTGATAGCCTCTGCCGTGGCCGAGCCTCCCGGGACCCCTGGTGCTAA
- the Plekhm2 gene encoding pleckstrin homology domain-containing family M member 2 isoform X1, which produces MEPREVKDRILENISLSVKKLQSYFAACEDETPAIRNHDKVLQRLCEHLDHALLYGLQDLSSGYWVLVVHFTRREAIKQIEVLQHVATNLGRSRAWLYLALNENSLESYLRLFQENLGLLQKYYVRNALVCSHDHLTLFLTLVSGLEFIRFDLDLDAPYLDLAPYMPDYYKPQYLLDFEDRLPSSVHGSDSLSLNSFNSVTSTNLEWDDSAIAPSSEDYDFGDVFPAVPSVPSTDWEDGDLTDTVSGPRSTASDLTSSKASTKSPTQRHNPFSEEQAETVSSSDTTPVHTSSQEKGGSQALGLLDACTELEVIRVTKKKKTGKKKKTRSDEEASPLHPASSQQKFSTQGDGAGRVCPGLGQDAQDPGAALQEEGEGPSSAAESSEHSEFGQMGLLIPEMKDTSMDCLGQPLSKVIDQLHGQLDPSTWCSHVEPPDQSFRTGSPGDAPEKPPFGDFSEGLPAPMDFYRFTVESPSTATSGGGNHDAAGPGQPLHVPGGPAAAGQEEEGGRKEGETPGPLEDTPREDQELETREPDPQVPLVSKEPVPELQPQPEPGTQEALCQLKQDQPSPCLSSAEDSGVDEGQGSPSEVTHASEFRVDNNHLLLLMIHVFRENEEQLFKMIRMSTGHMEGNLQLLFVLLTDCYVYLLRKGATEKPYLVEEAVSYNELDYVSVGLDQQTVRLVCTNRRKQFLLDTADVALAEFFLASLKSAMIKGCREPPYPSILTDATMEKLALAKFVAQESKCEASTVTVHFYGLVHWEDPADESLGPVPCRCSPPEGAITKEGMLHYKAGTSYLGREHWKTCFVVLSNGILYQYPDRTDVIPLLSVNMGGEQCGGCRRSNTTDRPHAFQVILADRPCLELSADSEAEMAGWMQHLCQAVSKGVIPQGVAPSPCIPCCLVVAEDRLFTCHEDCQTSFFRSLGTASLADISAVSTEPGKEYCVLEFSPEGPQPPAPWVIYLSCTSELDRLLSALSSGWRAIYQVDLPHKTIQEASNKQKFEDALSLIHSAWQRSDSLCRGRASRDPWC; this is translated from the exons CTGCAGAGCTACTTTGCCGCATGTGAGGACGAGACCCCTGCCATCCGCAACCACGACAAGGTCCTGCAGCGCCTGTGCGAGCACCTGGACCACGCGCTGCTGTACGG GCTGCAGGACCTCTCCTCTGGTTACTGGGTGCTTGTCGTGCATTTCACCCGGAGAGAGGCCATCAAGCAGATTGAGGTGCTGCAGCACGTGGCCACCAACCTGGGGCGCA GCCGGGCCTGGCTGTACCTGGCCCTCAACGAGAACTCCCTGGAGAGCTACCTGCGTCTGTTCCAGGAGAACCTGGGCCTGCTGCAGAAGTACTACGTCAG GAACGCCCTGGTCTGCAGCCACGACCACCTGACGCTCTTCCTGACCTTGGTGTCTGGGCTGGAGTTCATTCGGTTTGACCTGGATCTG GATGCCCCCTACTTGGACCTGGCCCCCTACATGCCTGACTACTATAAACCTCAGTACCTGCTGGACTTTGAAGACCGCCTTCCCAGCTCCGTGCATGGCTCGGACAGCCTGTCCCTCAACTCCTTCAATTCTGTCACCTCCACCAACCTGGAGTGGGATGACAGTGCCATCGCCCCATCCAGCGAGG ATTATGATTTTGGAGATGTGTTTCCAGCAGTGCCGTCTGTACCCAGCACAGACTGGGAAG ATGGAGACCTCACGGACACTGTCAGCGGCCCCCGCTCCACTGCTTCGGACCTGACCAGCAGCAAGGCGTCCACCAAGAGCCCCACCCAGCGCCACAACCCCTTCAGCGAGGAGCAGGCGGAGACCGTGTCCTCCTCTGACACCACCCCTGTGCACACCAGCTCTCAGGAGAAGGGGGGGTCCCAGGCCCTGGGCCTCCTGGACGCCTGCACAGAGCTGGAGGTCATCAG ggtcaccaagaagaagaaaactggcaagaagaagaaaaccaGATCGGATGAGGAGGCGAGTCCGCTGCACCCCGCCTCCAGCCAACAGAAGTTCAGCACACAGGGCGACGGCGCTGGCCGGGTCtgcccaggcctggggcaggaTGCCCAGGACCCCGGGGCCGCCctccaggaggagggagaggggcccAGCAGCGCAGCGGAGAGCAGCGAGCACTCGGAGTTTGGCCAGATGGGCTTGCTGATCCCTGAGATGAAGGACACCTCCATGGACTGCCTGGGACAGCCCCTGAGCAAGGTCATCGACCAGCTCCACGGGCAGTTGGACCCCAGCACCTGGTGTTCCCATGTCGAGCCCCCAGACCAGTCCTTTCGGACCGGCTCTCCCGGGGATGCCCCGGAGAAGCCGCCATTTGGCGACTTTAGTGAGGGGCTTCCGGCCCCCATGGACTTCTACCGCTTTACCGTTGAGAGTCCAAGCACTGCTACATCAGGTGGTGGCAACCATGACGCTGCAGGGCCTGGCCAACCGCTGCATGTTCCTGGTGGCCCTGCGGCTGCTGgccaagaagaagaaggaggaagaaaagagggagagactCCTGGGCCCCTAGAGGACACGCCACGGGAGGATCAGGAGCTGGAGACCCGGGAACCGGACCCCCAGGTGCCCCTGGTCAGCAAGGAGCCTGTGCccgagctccagccccagcctgagcctGGGACACAGGAGGCTCTTTGCCAGCTCAAGCAGGACCAGCCCAGCCCGTGCCTGAGCAGCGCTGAGGACTCTGGGGTAGATGAGGGCCAGGGGAGCCCTTCCGAGGTGACACACGCCTCTGAGTTCAG AGTGGACAACAATCACTTGCTCCTGCTGATGATCCACGTGTTTCGGGAAAACGAAGAGCAGCTCTTCAAA ATGATCCGGATGAGCACTGGGCACATGGAGGGCAACCTGCAGCTGCTGTTCGTGCTGCTCACGGACTGCTACGTCTACCTGCTCCGGAAAG GGGCCACAGAGAAGCCATACCTGGTGGAAGAGGCCGTTTCTTACAATGAACTTGACTATGTGTCG GTTGGCCTTGACCAGCAGACGGTGAGGCTGGTGTGCACCAATCGCAGGAAGCAGTTTCTGCTGGACACAGCTGACGTGGCCTTGGCTGA gttcttcttggcctctctgaagTCAGCCATGATCAAGGGCTGCCGGGAACCACCCTACCCCAGCATCCTGACCGATGCCACCATGGAGAAGCTGGCACTGGCCAAGTTCGTGGCCCAGGAATCCAAGTGTGAG gcatCCACTGTGACTGTGCACTTCTATGGGCTTGTGCACTGGGAGGACCCCGCGGATGAGTCTCTGGGCCCTGTCCCCTGCCGCTGCTCACCCCCTGAGGGTGCCATCACCAAAGAAGGCATGCTGCACTACAAGGCGGGCACCTCCTACCTGGGCAGGGAGCACTGGAAGACCTGCTTCGTAGTGCTCAG CAATGGCATCCTCTACCAGTACCCTGACCGCACCGACGTCATTCCCTTGCTCTCCGTCAACATGGG GGGGGAGCAGTGCGGTGGCTGCCGGAGATCCAACACCACGGATCGGCCCCACGCCTTCCAGGTCATTCTCGCCGACCGGCCCTGCCTGGAGCTGAGCGCCGACAGCGAGGCCGAGATGGCCGGCTGGATGCAGCACCTCTGCCAGGCCGTGTCCAAGGGG GTCATCCCCCAGGGAGTCGCCCCCAGCCCCTGCATCCCCTGCTGCCTGGTGGTTGCCGAGGACCGCCTCTTCACGTGCCATGAGGATTGTCAAACCAGTTTCTTCCGCTCCCTGGGCACGGCCAGCCTGGCCGACATCAGCGCCGTCTCCACTGAGCCAGGCAAGGAGTACTGCGTCCTG GAGTTCTCCCCGGAGGGCCCGCAGCCCCCTGCCCCCTGGGTCATCTACCTGAGCTGCACTTCTGAGCTGGACCGGCTCCTGTCTGCACTGAGCTCCGGGTGGAGAGCCATCTACCAG GTGGACCTCCCACACAAGACCATCCAGGAAGCCTCCAACAAGCAGAAGTTTGAGGATGCCCTGAGCCTCATCCACAGCGCCTGGCAACGAAGTGATAGCCTCTGCCGTGGCCGAGCCTCCCGGGACCCCTGGTGCTAA